ACCTGGAAACTCCTCAGAGGGACAGAGTAGGATCCTTCTCGTCTGTGTTCCAGACACGTTTACGCTCAATGGGATTTTCCTGGGATATGCCACAAGAAAACGATTTGTGGACAAGAGTACGACGATCAGTATAGATAAAGGAGGCATGAAGTCTTTCTTTTCATTAACAAGTTTAGCTTTTACTCTCTCAACTGCCTGGGCTACTTTAGAGAGCAGAAACACAATGCAAATGTACGCGGAATCTGATCGACATATCACCGGCATGCAACTATTTTCGGCAAatttatagacattaatgTGACGGGAGAGCATCTAAATGGGATGAGTTGTCCATGTAGTGTCTACTGTCTATAGGGGTGGTTTATGTCCCCTGGTGGTTCCTAGAACAGACGTAAAACTGCCTAAGAATGTAGCgtttacattttaaatttatgaGTATTCTGATGGTTATTCTCCTAAATTTGTGCCTCTGGAATTCACAGATATTCCTCCCTGGCGAGATTCTTTAGAGAATGCTTTGCATCTCATCTGATCAAACTTTTCCTCTGGACAAAGCTCCTCTTGATGGAGACCTTGTCTGTCAAAAAGCGTCCACAATTCatacatttacatccaCAAGTATAGTCCTTACAAAAATGTGCGATAGCTTTAATGTTCGGAAATTTGAGTGTCCCCCAGCTCTCAGCATTCATTCCTGAAATCACTGTGTTATCGACCTTTTCTCATCGGTGACATATACCGAGTCACCTCATTTCTACTATACATTGGCTATAGACCTTAAATCGTCATAATCACTATAGGAGCCACCAGCAGAGTGCTTACCAGGACCAGTTGAGGGATCCCTTCACCGGCGCTCTCTTCCCTTTTCAAGTTGgtcttttccttctccGCCACATCTTCTTGATTCTTGGGTTCACTCTCTTCTCCACTGTCTCGTTCCTCCGCCTCCTTTTCCTCTGGAGCCTCTGCTACGAGTGTGCTCAACCTATTGCCCGTATTGGAGATGTCCTGAATTTTATTGTGGATTCCAGCATTGCATATTCCGCAAATGATGGCGAAATAAACGAGGTCAAACACCCTCATCTTGCTCTACTCTGAATATTGTCTATGAGGAAGGGAATGGCATTCATTGGGTGAATAAAAGTCTGCGagacattcttcctccgaCTCACATGCCATTGGAAGCTCCCAAAGTTATGTTTTGGAAGGATCAATGAGTGAATTGTACACCTCTTAAAAGAGTCACTAATGGCACTAAACCTAGTGCTGGTATCATGAGTACAAGGGCTCGGAATGTCAGTCTTTGTGCTAGGCTGGATTTACCAGGTTCTTTTTAAAGTTAATATTTGAGCCTCCTGTGCCCTTTTGGCTTACTAAAAGGCTCTCTGCAGACAGGCAGTGCTGGTCAGGATCCAGTCAttactactacttctgACATAATGGGTAGTTGTAGTGTTATCACCACCCTTGGTAATGCCGATTAGGATGATCTTATCGTCTTTACAGTAGGCATGGGAATAATCTATGCTCTTGGGAGAATAGGAGTCAAGGCTATGTCACTATCAGTTCCACTAACGGGATTGTCAAGGGTAGTTTTTCGGCCGGAGAATGGCTCGGTCTACTACTATGCTACCTGAAGGTACTATGGTCCACTGGTGAGTGTAATGAGAGTCTGTCCCTCCAGAAGTGGATGTGCAGGCACAGTTGGCAGTGTTTCCGAGATTAAACCTTACGTCCAGGGGAAGAAGTGGTTTTCttatattcacaaataACAGATGAAAAGGCTTGACTGATTAGCTTACTTTGAAAGTATCCACTGCTATCTGACCAGGAGTGCCATTAATTTTCTGGAGTAGTTCTCCAAGATTCTTCTCTGTAGTATCCTCTAACTTGTGAGCATTTGACAGACTCTCATTACACTCACCAGTGGACCATAGTACCTTCAGGTAGCATAGTAGTAGACCGAGCCATTCTCAGTCTCAGCTAAAAACCACTTCTTTCCGTCCTTAGACTTATACACTTTTGCATGTGTAACAAACTATACCTAGAGATATAATATAGCATTAAATCCAATTACACCTCTGCCATTCTTggcacatttttcaaaagtCAAACATCTGTGATGAGTATACGTCTTTATTCTTTGAGACATTTTTCTGTACTAGCTTCAGATAAAGGTGTTAGCCACTGGGAATCCCTCCCACGCCTAAGTTTCCGTGTCCCCAGTGCGCTGATAAGCGCTAGGCATAACAGTGTCAAGAATATCACAAGGGTACCTACAAATAGATTTATAACTTACTATATCCTAATAAACGTACATGTTGAATAAAGATAATTCATTTCACAGCGCATCTACACATGTTCTTAGCCTGAAAAGGTACAAGGATAGAATGGCACAGATAAgtctcattcttttcataACTGAGAAATGTCTGTATACAATGGAGAGAATGCATTTCTGGAGTAAAATGCATGGGGTAATGAGTTATAGTTCTTCCTTTCgttctcttcttcctagGTCTATACCTGCTCCTAGTCTTTACTCCATGCTGTGTttgtagagaataaaatgaGATCATTCCGTGGAGCCTATAATTGTAGAACGTTTACTGTAATGAACTCACCTTAAAGGTCTCCTCCATCCTGTAAATAGTGTcctctattcttccttcttttgCCTACATGGTCAAAACTGGGACAGTCTACACTGCCATGATCAAGCtcatcatggtatctatagacTGTTAGTGGCATGAGTGACTTTTAACCTCTCGCGGACGATCGCATAATCTCGCATTCTATCCTCCTTTTAGTTTCCACCAACCATCTTCCAGAGTATGCATAATATATACCAAAAAACCcttaaaaattaaaaaaaGTGGCTGCCTATAGTGGCAGattaaactgcattaaaatgtcTCAGTGTGTAGACTTGGTCTAAGATATAACAATAGGATAATATTGTGATTAAATCGGTGAATACCTGATACATTACTCAAAAGCTGCAATTGTACCCAATTTTTTGTTAAAGTTCTCCTTAATCGTACTCCGTATAGTCCATACCCTCCACCGGAAATTCCACGTTACAGACTTCCACTTGTTGTCATCTCTATAATAGTACTTTTTTTCTGGCTTACAAGAAGAGTCTCTAAGAAGTATGTACAGGAGGAATGGcttcttttccttgaaATAAAGTACAGCAAAAGCAACccttttcttcttatcTACACTTCCAATTACCACTTCTTTACCATATTTAATAGAAGTTGCAACACGGTTGGCCTTTGGAATAAAAAGAATCAATGGAATTACGGAAGCTCTCATATCAACTACTTGTaaattatcatcatctttcTGTGAAGACAGGTCTAGCTCAAAACTTATAGGGTTTCCAGATGTTTTATGACCAGCCAGAATTTTATTAGGTTTTTTGCATTCCTCCCATCCATTATCTCCTTTTACGTAATATATCTCTTCTTGTCCAGTATGGTTGACCCTCATTATATGTAAAATGTAAGGGTTCCCTTTTTTAAGGTATGTTATTGCAAAGGCACAAACTTCGCCACCAACATAAGCCATCCAAATCACATCGTCATCTAGTGCGAGTTTGTTTACGCAAGTTGAGGGACCAGGAACATGTAACTTTGCTGGTATGCTACCCACAGAGGAGTCCACAGCTTGGAATCCTGAGTCAGGTGATGACATATCATAAGTATGGTAATTGTAGTCAATCTTCCTATTTTTCATACTTTCTAATAGTTGAAAATATCTTCTCTCGCTTATAATGTAAAACATATCGCCTTCTTTTAGGCGAAACTGTACGGAAGCACAATCCTTATCTGAAATAACTATGAACATCAGAGAAATACTCGAGCTGTAGCGAGTTACATAAGCAACATTAACCCTTTCAATCTTACCCTGGTCAGATACATAAAGTTGTATATCACCATAAGTAATTCTGGTTGTGTAGAATCTTGGTTTTGGAATAAATACCAACGTAGGCATTCCAAAGAGACTGAGTTTAAGAACAGAAGATTCCTCTGTATTTTGTATATCTTCAAGGTCCAATACAAATCCAGTAATATTATCTGAAAAATCTGTAATTAATTCTTTAAGTTCCGTGTCATAGTTAATAACACCCTTCCATTTACTGTCATcacttttatcctttttTACTGCGTAACCAATAACATGAGGGCCACGTTCCCCAGTTAAATGAATCATAGTGGGAACGCCATATACATAGTGTATCTTCAGAAAACCGCATTCTTCATCGTTTTCAGCTTTCCATAAACTGGTAGAACCGCActttatctcctttaaTCCCAAAAACGGTGATACCAACAGTGTCTCAACATTGTCCATAATACATTTGAATGTTTTACAGAGTGACCCATCAGGATTTTCTATATCAAAAACTCTTAGATAGTCATGCAGGTGACCAGAAACCTTCCTTAGATTATTAGGATCCGTCAGTCCAGCTGGTCTTGACAGTACCAATTTTTCATACTTTGGTATAAAATCGTCTATTCTCAGTTCAGTCCACTGGTCGTTGTCTTTTTCAAAGTATCTGTGAGCCTCCATGCTTTCACGTTTAACATAGAGATGGACGAGGAAGGAAGAGCCACGTTTCTTATATGCGTGGACACGCAGTAGCCTATTAGTATTACCTGCTTTCCAAAGAGTAGTTTGACCAAATTTTACAGAGAGAATCCTTGTAGCTCCGTTGGGATGGTACATGTAGTGTATGACATCTCCCTCCTCTATCTTGTCCACAAGTACCTTTGAAGGATCTGCATTGGCTAAATCGAGGTGGCCGTCTTTGGATTCAGTAGAATTATCTTGGACTGTGTCAAGCCCATTTATAGCAACAGGAGTGAGTTGGCCACCCTTAATAGGTGCCTCTACTTTGTTTGTATGTGGATTTTGTGGACCCGGTGTGCCAGGAGTAGTTGTGACTACCGCCTTGGCCTGCGAAACAGCTGCAGGTTTTGGTGCTTCCTGAACAGCTTTAGCGGCTGGCTCTTGTGGAAGTTTTTGCTGAGAAACTCCCTGTTGAGCAGGTTGAGCTGCTGACTGTCCATTTGTCTGTGGTTGCTTCTGAGGAGCCTGTGTACCAGGTTTAGCAGCTCGTCCTTGTGGAATAGGTCGACCAGATGTAGAAGGATTCCGGTAACCTTCCGTTAGTTTGGCCTCTCCACTTGTCCTTAGTGGACTCTGCGGAGAGACCTGTGGGTTTGGTGTGCTGGGAACAGCTCTGGCCACCGCTCGACCCTGGGAACCTGGGTTTCCACCACCTCCACAGTTGGACAGTAACACTATGCAGATTGTGCATAGAGTTACAAGAAGCCTCATTCTCCTGTGCAAATGTGACTATAGTGGCCGATGAATGAGAGACGGTGCCAGGAAGACATCTGGGGTGTAACAGGAAGATTCCAGAGGGGCGTTTAAAGTTTTCCCTAATGCATTCTCCAGGTTACAAACGGCCCGGTACAAGAGTAAATTTCGCTATGCGTTGGGTCTTTTACGTGGTCGCTTTTGTCACAGTTTCTGTCCACAGTGGGTGCCGGAAAGTTCTTCCTTATGCCGATAATTATGATTCTTGACAACTGTCTTGGCTATCTAGTGGTAACTTTGGCTCACTAGATGCTTTTATGCAGTAAAACTTGTGAGTTGGAGAGGTGTCAAGTCGGAAGAAGTGGCCTAGGCATTCATTCCTCCTGTTTGCACAGTGAGTTCTTTGCCTTATATTCTCGAGGCGACCTTCATTAATGACTTTGTTTTAAA
This region of Theileria equi strain WA chromosome 1, complete sequence genomic DNA includes:
- a CDS encoding hypothetical protein (encoded by transcript BEWA_026370A), whose product is MLSRHINVYKFAENSCMPVICRSDSAYICIVFLLSKVAQAVERVKAKLVNEKKDFMPPLSILIVVLLSTNRFLVAYPRKIPLSVNVSGTQTRRILLCPSEEFPGGLNYKIVDNSRHRYIIGDVFDSGFLILHADPSAVSRYVLVFVRKDETKYIKITTRHRYRGVCTTQVKEFTKKVWDPYYRRVARM
- a CDS encoding hypothetical protein (encoded by transcript BEWA_026390A), translated to MRLLVTLCTICIVLLSNCGGGGNPGSQGRAVARAVPSTPNPQVSPQSPLRTSGEAKLTEGYRNPSTSGRPIPQGRAAKPGTQAPQKQPQTNGQSAAQPAQQGVSQQKLPQEPAAKAVQEAPKPAAVSQAKAVVTTTPGTPGPQNPHTNKVEAPIKGGQLTPVAINGLDTVQDNSTESKDGHLDLANADPSKVLVDKIEEGDVIHYMYHPNGATRILSVKFGQTTLWKAGNTNRLLRVHAYKKRGSSFLVHLYVKRESMEAHRYFEKDNDQWTELRIDDFIPKYEKLVLSRPAGLTDPNNLRKVSGHLHDYLRVFDIENPDGSLCKTFKCIMDNVETLLVSPFLGLKEIKCGSTSLWKAENDEECGFLKIHYVYGVPTMIHLTGERGPHVIGYAVKKDKSDDSKWKGVINYDTELKELITDFSDNITGFVLDLEDIQNTEESSVLKLSLFGMPTLVFIPKPRFYTTRITYGDIQLYVSDQGKIERVNVAYVTRYSSSISLMFIVISDKDCASVQFRLKEGDMFYIISERRYFQLLESMKNRKIDYNYHTYDMSSPDSGFQAVDSSVGSIPAKLHVPGPSTCVNKLALDDDVIWMAYVGGEVCAFAITYLKKGNPYILHIMRVNHTGQEEIYYVKGDNGWEECKKPNKILAGHKTSGNPISFELDLSSQKDDDNLQVVDMRASVIPLILFIPKANRVATSIKYGKEVVIGSVDKKKRVAFAVLYFKEKKPFLLYILLRDSSCKPEKKYYYRDDNKWKSVTWNFRWRVWTIRSTIKENFNKKLGTIAAFE
- a CDS encoding signal peptide-containing protein (encoded by transcript BEWA_026380A); this translates as MRVFDLVYFAIICGICNAGIHNKIQDISNTGNRLSTLVAEAPEEKEAEERDSGEESEPKNQEDVAEKEKTNLKREESAGEGIPQLVLVSTLLVAPIVIMTI